The Vespula pensylvanica isolate Volc-1 chromosome 5, ASM1446617v1, whole genome shotgun sequence genome includes a window with the following:
- the LOC122629517 gene encoding proton channel OtopLc isoform X4, translating into MEVEIVPLVENNTANGTSSVQAVNSRVQIIKKKRTSLFIIMSFIYAKLLVVVCIAYVISEVVTHKLPLYYYEGFFTYLYGASILFLLYVFCFLLQESACCARGSDTPPPPPRPPKPPKEQKDKKDKKDKDQKAAKNKKDFQDAADVEAGVATRALRKRKTSQNDHSHGSFFLRIGAIAFGLGTMIYNGLEFGAFFEVPPTSPCYQILQGVNPVLQMIFTFMQMYFIFMNSRLNIHRFKVVARFGLMHVVATNLCVWIRTLVLESLKEITQYHQRLGQEEAGILESIKQHSLRNAGAILGTEPRDMAQLRDAPLHSIIKTTSVASTLIPTTAESLTRAMRTTVKAIPRVATTLSTAASTAFMTSPTTTQNITATTTTTTTFLPNLTTTAATTLSTLLTTLTTRSTTTERTTTPSTTPSTTTPTTTTTTTTTTTTPASILSNAFGDLFDSFQADTKDQVHEVFYVSNATNTSDYWGQNLGFYAEALTEDGTLTNSCGRVNIMGTIVQDAAPYLFPFIIEYSLIGAAVIYVMWKHIGRHPRWPHQAEADLERRLEVMLSRRAVALAHAGHARVDCVGASKGLFFGLLLLVGSLICLILFFVLIHHSELGLLAIYLADVSHCVLMALSIIAIIVGFIRVQSLKFKAEEQSDLNDILLRVSAFGLFVYAVFSVIAGSLAAFTHEPNLLVMVTGLLSVAQVVLQMLFIADVSRRRVHLPEHDRSKPGRQVVTFLLICNVTMWVIYTFEMQKVIANPVQLDFYGFLAWAIVQRVTLPLCIFHRFHSAVTLAEIWKTSYKARLE; encoded by the exons aTGGAAGTCGAGATCGTTCCACTTGTTGAAAACAATACGGCTAATGGTACAAGTTCGGTGCAGGCAGTGAACAGTAGAGTGCAGATTATCAAAAAGAAACG AACGTCGCTCTTCATCATCATGAGCTTCATTTATGCGAAGTTACTGGTCGTGGTGTGCATCGCTTATGTTATAAGCGAAGTGGTAACGCACAAATTGCCGCTCTACTATTATGAAGGATTTTTCACGTATCTCTACGGTGCGAGCATACTCTTCCTTCTCTACGTGTTCTGCTTCCTTCTTCAAGAGAGCGCCTGCTGTGCGCGCGGCAGTGAtacaccgccaccaccaccgagACCACCTAAACCACCGAAGGAGCAAAAGGATAAGAAGGACAAGAAGGATAAGGATCAGAAAGCTGCAAAGAACAAGAAGGATTTTCag GATGCTGCAGACGTGGAAGCTGGCGTTGCAACGCGTGCAttacgaaaacgaaaaacttCTCAGAACGATCACAGTCATGgaagtttttttcttcgaatcggTGCCATag CATTCGGTTTGGGTACAATGATCTACAACGGATTGGAATTCGGAGCATTTTTTGAGGTACCACCGACTTCGCCCTGTTATCAAATACTTCAGGGTGTTAATCCCGTTCTTCAAATGATCTTCACGTTCATGCAGATGTACTTCATCTTTATGAATTCCAGG tTAAACATTCATCGATTCAAAGTAGTTGCACGATTCGGTTTGATGCACGTCGTCGCGACGAATCTTTGCGTTTGGATACGAACGTTGGTACTTGAGAGCCTCAAGGAGATCACTCAGTATCATCAACGATTGGGACAAGAGGAGGCCGGAATTTTAG AGAGTATAAAACAACACTCGTTGAGAAACGCTGGAGCGATCTTAGGCACAGAACCTAGGGACATGGCCCAGTTACGGGATGCGCCGTTGCActcaattataaaaacaacGTCAGTAGCTTCGACCTTGATACCAACAACGGCAGAATCTCTTACCCGAGCGATGAGAACCACTGTCAAAGCAATCCCAAGAGTAGCGACTACTTTATCTACGGCAGCCTCTACGGCTTTCATGACCTCACCAACTACGACACAGAATATTACAGCTACCACGACCACAACGACAACGTTTTTGCCCAATTTGACGACTACGGCCGCTACTACGTTATCCACTTTGTTGACTACTTTGACTACGAGAAGCACTACCACCGAAAGAACGACTACACCGAGTACAACGCCTTCTACTACTACACCGACGACTACGACCACGACTACTACAACAACGACTACACCAGCttctattttatcgaatgCTTTCGGTGATCTCTTTGATTCATTTCAAGCTGACACCAAAGATCAG GTACACGAAGTATTTTACGTTAGCAATGCGACGAACACAAGCGATTATTGGGGCCAGAATCTTGGCTTTTATGCGGAAGCTTTGACGGAGGATGGCACGTTAACAAACTCCTGTGGTCGCGTCAACATCATGGGTACTATCGTCCAAGACGCAGCACCCTACTTATTCCCCTTCATTATCGAGTACAGCCTGATCGGCGCTGCTGTGATATACGTCATGTGGAAACACATCGGTAGACACCCGCGTTGGCCTCATCAAGCGGAAGCCGATCTCGAGCGTCGTCTGGAAGTCATGCTTTCGAGAAGGGCTGTAGCCCTGGCACATGCAG GACACGCCAGAGTGGACTGCGTCGGGGCAAGCAAGGGTCTATTCTTTGGTCTGCTGCTACTGGTCGGTTCGTTGATTTGTCTGATACTCTTCTTCGTCCTGATACATCACTCCGAGCTTGGACTTTTGGCGATTTATCTGGCTGACGTTTCTCACTGCGTTTTAATGGCTCTATCGATCATCGCTATCATCGTCGGTTTCATACGTGTCCAAAGTCTCAAGTTCAAGGCCGAAGAACAGAGCGACTTGAACGACATACTTTTACGCGTCTCTGCTTTTGGACTCTTCGTCTACGCCGTTTTCAGCGTGATCGCTGGTTCCTTAGCAGCGTTTACCCACGAACCGAATCTTTTGGTGATGGTTACCGGCCTTCTCTCAGTAGCCCAGGTTGTCCTTCAGATGTTATTCATCGCTGATGTTTCACGTAGGCGGGTACACCTTCCCGAACACGATCGCAGCAAGCCAGGACGTCAAGTGGTCACCTTCCTTCTCATTTGCAACGTAACCATGTGGGTCATTTATACCTTCGAGATGCAAAAGGTCATCGCTAATCCCGTACAACTTGACTTTTATGGATTCCTCGCTTGGGCTATCGTTCAGAGAGTTACATTACCTCTCTGCATATTCCACAGGTTCCACAGCGCCGTAACGCTTGCTGAAATTTGGAAGACTAGCTATAAGGCACGTCTCGAGTAA
- the LOC122629517 gene encoding proton channel OtopLc isoform X3, translating to MDGGGDCKVATVEVEAAAAGDNTATLPVTRPLNPQNSPPNAQDNAEKNNAANKEMELKNVRSTPAKKTSLFIIMSFIYAKLLVVVCIAYVISEVVTHKLPLYYYEGFFTYLYGASILFLLYVFCFLLQESACCARGSDTPPPPPRPPKPPKEQKDKKDKKDKDQKAAKNKKDFQDAADVEAGVATRALRKRKTSQNDHSHGSFFLRIGAIAFGLGTMIYNGLEFGAFFEVPPTSPCYQILQGVNPVLQMIFTFMQMYFIFMNSRLNIHRFKVVARFGLMHVVATNLCVWIRTLVLESLKEITQYHQRLGQEEAGILESIKQHSLRNAGAILGTEPRDMAQLRDAPLHSIIKTTSVASTLIPTTAESLTRAMRTTVKAIPRVATTLSTAASTAFMTSPTTTQNITATTTTTTTFLPNLTTTAATTLSTLLTTLTTRSTTTERTTTPSTTPSTTTPTTTTTTTTTTTTPASILSNAFGDLFDSFQADTKDQVHEVFYVSNATNTSDYWGQNLGFYAEALTEDGTLTNSCGRVNIMGTIVQDAAPYLFPFIIEYSLIGAAVIYVMWKHIGRHPRWPHQAEADLERRLEVMLSRRAVALAHAGHARVDCVGASKGLFFGLLLLVGSLICLILFFVLIHHSELGLLAIYLADVSHCVLMALSIIAIIVGFIRVQSLKFKAEEQSDLNDILLRVSAFGLFVYAVFSVIAGSLAAFTHEPNLLVMVTGLLSVAQVVLQMLFIADVSRRRVHLPEHDRSKPGRQVVTFLLICNVTMWVIYTFEMQKVIANPVQLDFYGFLAWAIVQRVTLPLCIFHRFHSAVTLAEIWKTSYKARLE from the exons AACGTCGCTCTTCATCATCATGAGCTTCATTTATGCGAAGTTACTGGTCGTGGTGTGCATCGCTTATGTTATAAGCGAAGTGGTAACGCACAAATTGCCGCTCTACTATTATGAAGGATTTTTCACGTATCTCTACGGTGCGAGCATACTCTTCCTTCTCTACGTGTTCTGCTTCCTTCTTCAAGAGAGCGCCTGCTGTGCGCGCGGCAGTGAtacaccgccaccaccaccgagACCACCTAAACCACCGAAGGAGCAAAAGGATAAGAAGGACAAGAAGGATAAGGATCAGAAAGCTGCAAAGAACAAGAAGGATTTTCag GATGCTGCAGACGTGGAAGCTGGCGTTGCAACGCGTGCAttacgaaaacgaaaaacttCTCAGAACGATCACAGTCATGgaagtttttttcttcgaatcggTGCCATag CATTCGGTTTGGGTACAATGATCTACAACGGATTGGAATTCGGAGCATTTTTTGAGGTACCACCGACTTCGCCCTGTTATCAAATACTTCAGGGTGTTAATCCCGTTCTTCAAATGATCTTCACGTTCATGCAGATGTACTTCATCTTTATGAATTCCAGG tTAAACATTCATCGATTCAAAGTAGTTGCACGATTCGGTTTGATGCACGTCGTCGCGACGAATCTTTGCGTTTGGATACGAACGTTGGTACTTGAGAGCCTCAAGGAGATCACTCAGTATCATCAACGATTGGGACAAGAGGAGGCCGGAATTTTAG AGAGTATAAAACAACACTCGTTGAGAAACGCTGGAGCGATCTTAGGCACAGAACCTAGGGACATGGCCCAGTTACGGGATGCGCCGTTGCActcaattataaaaacaacGTCAGTAGCTTCGACCTTGATACCAACAACGGCAGAATCTCTTACCCGAGCGATGAGAACCACTGTCAAAGCAATCCCAAGAGTAGCGACTACTTTATCTACGGCAGCCTCTACGGCTTTCATGACCTCACCAACTACGACACAGAATATTACAGCTACCACGACCACAACGACAACGTTTTTGCCCAATTTGACGACTACGGCCGCTACTACGTTATCCACTTTGTTGACTACTTTGACTACGAGAAGCACTACCACCGAAAGAACGACTACACCGAGTACAACGCCTTCTACTACTACACCGACGACTACGACCACGACTACTACAACAACGACTACACCAGCttctattttatcgaatgCTTTCGGTGATCTCTTTGATTCATTTCAAGCTGACACCAAAGATCAG GTACACGAAGTATTTTACGTTAGCAATGCGACGAACACAAGCGATTATTGGGGCCAGAATCTTGGCTTTTATGCGGAAGCTTTGACGGAGGATGGCACGTTAACAAACTCCTGTGGTCGCGTCAACATCATGGGTACTATCGTCCAAGACGCAGCACCCTACTTATTCCCCTTCATTATCGAGTACAGCCTGATCGGCGCTGCTGTGATATACGTCATGTGGAAACACATCGGTAGACACCCGCGTTGGCCTCATCAAGCGGAAGCCGATCTCGAGCGTCGTCTGGAAGTCATGCTTTCGAGAAGGGCTGTAGCCCTGGCACATGCAG GACACGCCAGAGTGGACTGCGTCGGGGCAAGCAAGGGTCTATTCTTTGGTCTGCTGCTACTGGTCGGTTCGTTGATTTGTCTGATACTCTTCTTCGTCCTGATACATCACTCCGAGCTTGGACTTTTGGCGATTTATCTGGCTGACGTTTCTCACTGCGTTTTAATGGCTCTATCGATCATCGCTATCATCGTCGGTTTCATACGTGTCCAAAGTCTCAAGTTCAAGGCCGAAGAACAGAGCGACTTGAACGACATACTTTTACGCGTCTCTGCTTTTGGACTCTTCGTCTACGCCGTTTTCAGCGTGATCGCTGGTTCCTTAGCAGCGTTTACCCACGAACCGAATCTTTTGGTGATGGTTACCGGCCTTCTCTCAGTAGCCCAGGTTGTCCTTCAGATGTTATTCATCGCTGATGTTTCACGTAGGCGGGTACACCTTCCCGAACACGATCGCAGCAAGCCAGGACGTCAAGTGGTCACCTTCCTTCTCATTTGCAACGTAACCATGTGGGTCATTTATACCTTCGAGATGCAAAAGGTCATCGCTAATCCCGTACAACTTGACTTTTATGGATTCCTCGCTTGGGCTATCGTTCAGAGAGTTACATTACCTCTCTGCATATTCCACAGGTTCCACAGCGCCGTAACGCTTGCTGAAATTTGGAAGACTAGCTATAAGGCACGTCTCGAGTAA